One window from the genome of Nicotiana sylvestris chromosome 9, ASM39365v2, whole genome shotgun sequence encodes:
- the LOC138878106 gene encoding uncharacterized protein, whose protein sequence is MKAQALVDHLAENPVDDEYQPLSAYFPDEEVNSVEVILEDTNSWKMFFDGDVNAKGVGIGAILISPTSQHYPATARLWFFCTNNTAEYEACIMVMNMAVDQDVEELLIMGDSDLIIRQAQGEWETRDIKLIPYRQHVEDLSKRFKFVEFRYIPRFHNELADALATLASMLPYPGNIHIDPVEIQIRERHGYCNTVELEIDIQRWYHDIKRFLKTKEYPEQANGDQKRTIRRLAVVSS, encoded by the coding sequence ATGAAAGCTCAAGCCTTGGTGGATCACctagctgagaatcctgttgatgatgaatatcagcctTTGAGTGCCTACTTTCCGGAcgaggaagtaaattcagttgaggtaattCTAGAAGACACTAattcttggaaaatgttcttcgacggAGATGTGAATGCGAAAGGTGttgggattggggcaattttgatttcacccactagtcagcattatccagccacagcccGGCTTTGGTTTTTTTGTACgaacaacactgccgagtatgaagcctgcattatggtcATGAACATGGCAGTCGATCAggatgtggaagaattgttaatcatgggagattctgacttgattatccgacaagctcaaggtgaatgggaaactcgggacatcaaacttatcccatacaggcaacatgtggaagatcttagcaagcggTTCAAATTCgttgagttcaggtacattcctcggtttcacaatgagttagccgatgcattagctactttggcctcgatgctgccgTATCCAGGCAATATCCACATTGACCCAGtggaaattcaaatccgagaAAGACATGGTTATTGCAATACAGTTGAGTTAGAAATAGATATCCAGcgatggtatcatgatatcaaaagatttttgaaaacaaaagaatatcccgagcaagctaatggagaccaaaagagaaccattagaaggctcgcagtggtttcttcttga